DNA from Mucilaginibacter mallensis:
CAATTAAACCATGAAAGAATTATTACCGGGCAGCGATAGTCTTTCCAACCGCATTAGCTTTTATCATATTTTGCTGCTGATGGTAAGTTTACCGTTCGACAGGTTTTACAGTCATATCATACTGGTAAGCTTTTGCGTACATACCATTATCCAGTTTAAAAAGGATAATGTAAGATCTATATTTACAACAAGTGTATTGGCTGTACAGGCCGTGTTTTTTATATCAGCGATAGCCACAATTTATACGGCTTACCGTCAGCAGGCCTTTGATGAATGGGGCAGGAATGTAGTAATGTTGTTATTGCCGCTATTATTCTGCCTCAATACTATCGACCTAAAAAAATACCGGCCGATATTATTATTAGTGTTTGCTTTTATCAGTACCGCAACGGTTTTATACTTGTATGCCAATGCTTTGATAACCATAAAGCATTACGGCTTGCCCTTCAGATCCATTTTTACTTACGCGTTCACCAACCACAATTTTTCCGAGCCTATTGATATGCACGCCACCTATTTATCCATGCAATTGGTAATAGCGCTGGTATATCTGCTATATCTTTTAATGACGGATAAAATAACCGTTGCGTTTAAAATACTTTGCGGCTTATGCAGCCTGGTATTATTAGCGGGGATGGTGCAATTAGGTTCAAAATCAATACTGGCCATATTGTTTATTATGATAAACCTGGTATTACCGTATTACCTGCTGACCGGGCGTAAACGCGTTTGGTTTATGCTGATTACTATTTCTATTTCAGCGGTGCTGATCGGGTTTATCTTCAACAGTCACACTTTCCGCGAGCGGTACATTACCGAATTGCAAACCGACCTATCCACATTCCATCCCGGCCAAAACCCAGACCCGCGACTGGCACGCTGGCAACTCGCAGTGCAGCTTATTAAAGCCAAACCGGTGTTAGGTTACGGCTCAGGCTCGGAGCCTACTTTATTGGGCGAAAGTTATTTTAACCACAAACTCTACAGCTCATACATCAATAGGTTAAATGCGCATAATCAATACCTCAGTTTTTTACTAAAGACCGGCGTATGGGGATTGGCAATTTACCTGTTGGTATTGCAATATGGTTTTAAGATTGCGATCCGTGAAAAGGATGTCATATTCATCAGTTTTATGCTGATGATAGCTATAGTATCACTATCAGAGAATGTGCTTGATGTGGATAAGGGCGTGTTTTTCTATGGGTTCTTTTTTACTTTCTTTTTGTTTTCTCATTCACAACGTAAGGTGGTAAATAACAATGAACTACGTGGAGATTATTTATGCCTAACCGGGCAACCAATTACCTGATGGCAGCGTGTTGTTTACAGATAACTAATACAGCATTAAATTGATCAACGCAATATTAAACAGCAGAATTTTGTCGCCAATAGAGGAAAATATAATAGCTACGCTGGCTTATTTCGATTTGTTCAGCTACCCCTTAAACAGGGGCGAGATCTATTTATTCCTTCCGGTAAAATGCGACATGAACACCTTTAACCATAGCTTGAATAGCCTGGTTAATGATCGTCATATTTATCGCTTTGAAAAATTTTATAGTTTAAAGGATGATCTTTACCTTATACAGCGCCGCATAAAGGGTAACAAAAAAGCCAATGAATTAATGCTGACCGCCGAAAAGGTTTGCCATGTGCTGATCAAATTTCCATATGTGCGTGGCATAGGTATATCAGGTTCTTTATCAAAGAATTTTGCCGATGAAAACGCCGATATAGATATGTTTATCATTACCGCTAAAAACCGTTTGTGGATAGCGCGCACATTAATGCACGCACTTAAAAAATTGGCTTACCTGGCAGGCAAGCAGCACTATTTCTGCATGAATTATTACATTGATGAACAAAACCTGCAGATCACAGAACAGAACATCTACACCGCTACCGAAGTAGTAACCCTTATTCCCTTGCAGGGTGATATAGCCTTTGTTGATTTTTTCGCGGCAAACGCCTGGTGCAGGCAATTTTTGCCCAACAACATTATGCGATTATCAACTGCCAAACCAGCGTTAAAAAGCAGTTTCAAAACATTTATTGAAAGTTTGTTTAATAACAAATTCGGTAATTGGCTTGATGACCAGTTATGGCGCGTCTCCGCAAGCAGATGGAACAAAAAAACAGATGCAAAACAACGTAACATTAAAGGCCAGGTAATGGCCATGAACACCGGCAAACACTTCGCCAAACCCGATCCGGGGGATTTTCAGGCTAATTTAATGAACCGGTACAGGTTGAAAATGGAAAGTTTATTGAAAGATGACCAGCATAGTTTGGCTAAGTGATTATCAACAAAATATATCATTTTCCGCTGTTTGTGTCCTCGCAAACAGTTGCCAGTTAGCGGATTGTTTGTGAAGACACAAACAATGGAATGAATTTACGCTTTCCTTCTCCCGCGCGTCATTGCGAGGTACGAAGCAATCCCTAACTATACTATGCAAATCAACGCGCGCGGCTGTCATGCTGAGCGCTAGTCGAAGCATGTGGGCAAAGGCCTCTACGCTCATACTTCGACTGCCGCTCAGTATGACACCCTATGCTCTACTTTTTTTAAAAGAAATAATATAATAATCTCCCACAAACTTCCACGGCCAGCTACTCTTAAACATGTTTTCCTGCTTTACCAAGAAGCGATAAAGCGACGGATGCTTCTCCGCGAAATTTTCAATATACGATGGCGGTACAATAGTGCAAAGCCCTTCAATACCTAATAATTCAAATCCATCGCCCAGTTTATCCCTCACATAACCCGGGTTATAATACCAGCATTTAAAATACTCACCCTCCACACGGGCCTTTCGGCCCTTGCTGCTAAAGAACCGCCTGAAGGCAGTTCTAAACTTTCCCTTAAAAACCAGCAAAGTTTCCCACAAGCTAAATTTGGATATAATAACCAGTGTGGCCACGCCACCCGGTTTTAATAAATCATCAAATGAGGCCAATACTTTGTCCAATTCCCCGGTACAATTCAATCCGCCAAAATTGGAGAATATCATATCATATGGTCCTTTATTTTGTAACTCGCCGAGTTCGGTAAATGAGCATTGTTCAAAGCTTACTTTATCACGATGGCCCGATGTTTTTTGCGCAAACTGCTCCAGCATCCCGGTAGAGAGATCTGTACCGTGTACTTTAAACCCATTTTGCGCAAAGAATAAGGCATCCTCGCCGGTACCGCAATTTAATTCCAATATGCTGCCCTGTTCCGGCAAATGATTCAAAGCATGTGATCTTACCCGCCATCTTTTATAACTGACAATGGTATTACCGGAATAAATATCGTCGAACACCGGCGCCTGGCGACTAAAGGCCGTTGCCGCCATCGTTTCATTAACAGGTAATTCAATACTTTCCATTAGGCTATCTTCTCCAGTTGTTTCAATTTCTTCATGGCGATGAACATGGCCGGGATATGGTAAACTACAGATGCCGCTTTTTTCAACAATTTAAGGTTTGACCGTAGTGGATCATTAATAAACTTCTTCAGGTTATATTTAGCTAGGTGCGCATGATAATTCTGGTGCACATACTTATGCAGCTGCTTGTAATATGCCGGTGCAAAAGTATTGCTGAACATCAGCGCCATCTCATCAGAGTCGGTCCAGTTGGTTTTTTTAACCAGATCTGCTTTTACTTTTTCGTAGAACCTGGTGCCGGGCAGCGGATAAGATACGGAAATGCCTATCTCATACGGCAGTAACGAATTGATCATGTTAATGGTGAGATTAATATCCTCCTTCACCTCGCCGGGATAACCAAATTGTATAAAAAATGATGGCTTAATACCTTGCTCTTTCATCAGTTTGGTAGCAATGCCTATTTGTTCCACTGTAATGCCCTTGTCCATGGCATCTAATATTTTTTGTGATCCGCTTTCGGCGCCTATCCATGCGTTTTCACAACCGGAAATAGCCAGCGCGTGCACCGTTTCCTCTTCCAGTAAAAGATCAGCGCGTGATTGTATTTTATACCTGAAATGCAGACCTTCCTTTTCCACCAATCGGGCAAACTCAATGGCCCAGTCGGGCTTCAAACCAAAAATATCATCACAAAACCATACATGGTCCATGTTAAAAAGCTGCTTTAATAACAGCAGTTCAGTAACTACATGCTGCGGACTGCGGGAGTTATACCTATTACCATAAATAGGCTTCGCGCACCAGTTACACTTAAAGGGGCAGCCGCGCGTAGTGCTCATATTCACCGAAAAATAGCTCGCGTTCTTCATCCAGCTATCGCGATAGGATTTTATATCCACCAAATCCCAGGCAGGCAGGGGCAGGCTATCCAGATCTTTTAAAACAGGGCGCCCCAATGTTTTATGCGGCGAGCCATCTTTTAAATAAGCCAATCCGTTTATCTGCTGATGATCTTCACCATTTTTTAGCGCATTCACCAATTCTAATAACGTGTGCTCCGCTTCGCCGATGATCACAAAATCAGCACCTTCATTTAAATATTGCGCATACCTGTCGGTTGAATCAGAACTGGATACAATTACCGTGCAGCCATTTCCCTTAGCCATTTTGCACATGGTGAAAGCAGCCTCGCGCATATTGGTGAGGCACATTTTGGTGAGGTAATTAAAGCCATCATCATACAGCACAAAAAAGCCGGGTTGCTGCTGGGTAATGTAAGGTAACACAACTTCCGGACCGGTGGCAAACATGGTATCACAAAGTGAAACGTTGTAACCATTATCGCGCATTACCGCAGCGGCATATAAAGTGCCCAGCGGTGCATAAGGCAAGCCTAGCGACCACTGTTTAGGGTCGAACCGTAAAAAATAGGAATGGGTAAAAAGTATAT
Protein-coding regions in this window:
- a CDS encoding class I SAM-dependent DNA methyltransferase; this encodes MESIELPVNETMAATAFSRQAPVFDDIYSGNTIVSYKRWRVRSHALNHLPEQGSILELNCGTGEDALFFAQNGFKVHGTDLSTGMLEQFAQKTSGHRDKVSFEQCSFTELGELQNKGPYDMIFSNFGGLNCTGELDKVLASFDDLLKPGGVATLVIISKFSLWETLLVFKGKFRTAFRRFFSSKGRKARVEGEYFKCWYYNPGYVRDKLGDGFELLGIEGLCTIVPPSYIENFAEKHPSLYRFLVKQENMFKSSWPWKFVGDYYIISFKKSRA
- a CDS encoding B12-binding domain-containing radical SAM protein, with the protein product MDKLNNILFTHSYFLRFDPKQWSLGLPYAPLGTLYAAAVMRDNGYNVSLCDTMFATGPEVVLPYITQQQPGFFVLYDDGFNYLTKMCLTNMREAAFTMCKMAKGNGCTVIVSSSDSTDRYAQYLNEGADFVIIGEAEHTLLELVNALKNGEDHQQINGLAYLKDGSPHKTLGRPVLKDLDSLPLPAWDLVDIKSYRDSWMKNASYFSVNMSTTRGCPFKCNWCAKPIYGNRYNSRSPQHVVTELLLLKQLFNMDHVWFCDDIFGLKPDWAIEFARLVEKEGLHFRYKIQSRADLLLEEETVHALAISGCENAWIGAESGSQKILDAMDKGITVEQIGIATKLMKEQGIKPSFFIQFGYPGEVKEDINLTINMINSLLPYEIGISVSYPLPGTRFYEKVKADLVKKTNWTDSDEMALMFSNTFAPAYYKQLHKYVHQNYHAHLAKYNLKKFINDPLRSNLKLLKKAASVVYHIPAMFIAMKKLKQLEKIA
- a CDS encoding O-antigen ligase family protein; the protein is MKELLPGSDSLSNRISFYHILLLMVSLPFDRFYSHIILVSFCVHTIIQFKKDNVRSIFTTSVLAVQAVFFISAIATIYTAYRQQAFDEWGRNVVMLLLPLLFCLNTIDLKKYRPILLLVFAFISTATVLYLYANALITIKHYGLPFRSIFTYAFTNHNFSEPIDMHATYLSMQLVIALVYLLYLLMTDKITVAFKILCGLCSLVLLAGMVQLGSKSILAILFIMINLVLPYYLLTGRKRVWFMLITISISAVLIGFIFNSHTFRERYITELQTDLSTFHPGQNPDPRLARWQLAVQLIKAKPVLGYGSGSEPTLLGESYFNHKLYSSYINRLNAHNQYLSFLLKTGVWGLAIYLLVLQYGFKIAIREKDVIFISFMLMIAIVSLSENVLDVDKGVFFYGFFFTFFLFSHSQRKVVNNNELRGDYLCLTGQPIT